In Triticum aestivum cultivar Chinese Spring chromosome 5B, IWGSC CS RefSeq v2.1, whole genome shotgun sequence, the following proteins share a genomic window:
- the LOC123110908 gene encoding protein RETICULATA-RELATED 1, chloroplastic — protein MASLAAFHPNLPHAHGHPSHPNPTSGLLRLLPSCRRHRAPRRRGLGLAVSACASSAASPSAAGRGDRSEAASSLERCLAASALSAAAPAAAPPRVPPAMKGGKQYGAFGAVTLEKAKLDLSQRKKKIMPELATGGGGGDIGKRIGHGGGDGGDDDGDDDDYFDDFDDGEEEDGGLFRRRIVIQELFNREFIDAVMQEWCKTMISLPAGLRQAYEMGLVSSAQMVRFLSVFSRPTHTRSFSRALPGWLSRGLVGRTLADPSFPHKMAFEFLATFASSVWWEMNIRKERFEQEWDLAVVNALTASCCNLVILGLLAPCRSYGSTSRFDFQNAIEKLPNNIFEKSYPLREFDLQKRISAFLYKAAELSLVGVVAGSIQGGISKALSARKDGRLSVTLPNVSTNALGYGAFLGLYANLRYQLLCGLDQYMIKRFDVLSMAIFIGTTLRLMNIQIGESSRRAWLGEEADPQYSDRLLRAYTRPVEVTAADQQESRWFISKDAVVSGLGLLGIKQGGPEAQLSKPRRKRVIRKKVASG, from the exons ATGGCGTCCCTCGCCGCCTTCCACCCTAACCTCCCCCACGCCCACGGCCACCCCTCCCATCCCAACCCCACCAGCGGCCTCCTCCGTCTCCTGCCTTCATGCCGCCGCCATCGTGCCCCTCGCCGGCGGGGCCTAGGCCTCGCCGTCTCCGCCTGCGCCTCCTCCGCCGCGTCACCGTCTGCCGCCGGGCGAGGCGATCGCTCCGAAGCAGCCTCTTCGCTCGAGCGTTGCCTCGCGGCGTCCGCCCTCAGCGCCGCGGCACCCGCGGCTGCGCCTCCCCGCGTACCGCCGGCGATGAAGGGCGGGAAGCAGTACGGCGCGTTCGGCGCCGTCACgctcgagaaggccaagcttgACCTATCCCAACGCAAGAAGAAAATCATGCCCGAG CTGGcgacaggtggtggtggtggagatatTGGGAAGAGAATTGGCCATGGTGGTGGTGATGGCGGGGATGATGACGGAGATGATGACGATTactttgatgattttgatgatggagaggaagaagatggtggactTTTCAGGAGACGAATTGTTATACAGGAG CTTTTTAATAGAGAGTTTATAGATGCTGTAATGCAAGAGTGGTGCAAAACGATGATTAGTTTACCTGCTGGTCTCCGTCAGGCTTATGAGATG GGTTTGGTAAGTTCTGCTCAGATGGTGCGATTCTTGTCAGTGTTTTCAAGACCAACACACACTAGGTCTTTTTCACGAGCTCTACCTGGATGGCTATCCCGAGGTCTTGTTGGAAG aacaCTTGCAGATCCTTCATTCCCACATAAGATGGCTTTTGAGTTCTTGGCTACTTTTGCCTCATCTGTTTGGTGGGAGATGAATATTCGTAAGGAGAG GTTTGAGCAAGAATGGGATTTGGCCGTTGTCAATGCTTTGACTGCATCATGTTGCAACCTTGTGATTCTGGGGCTTCTGGCACCATGCCGTTCATATGGGAGTACATCCCGATTTGACTTCCAAAATGCCATTGAGAAACTTCCTAACAACATATTTGAGAAGAGTTATCCTTTGAGAGAGTTTGATCTGCAGAAACGAATTAGTGCATTCCTTTACAAGGCTGCTGAGCTTAGCCTGGTTGGGGTAGTTGCTGGATCTATTCAGGGTGGTATCTCGAAAGCCCTATCCGCAAGGAAGGATGGCAG GTTATCGGTGACCCTTCCTAATGTCAGCACCAATGCCCTTGGTTATGGAGCTTTTCTAGGATTATATGCAAACTTGCGATATCAATTATTGTGTGGACTAGATCAATATATGATCAAGCGCTTTGATGTTCTTAGCATGGCAATCTTCATTGGTACAACACTAAG ATTGATGAATATTCAGATAGGTGAATCGTCAAGGCGCGCTTGGCTTGGAGAGGAAGCTGATCCACAGTACTCTGATCGATTACTTAGGGCATACACCAGACCAGtggaggttactgctgcggatcaACAAGAGTCAAGGTGGTTTATATCCAAGGATGCAGTTGTGTCAGGCCTTGGTCTTCTTGGCATCAAGCAGGGTGGGCCTGAGGCACAGCTGTCCAAGCCCCGGCGAAAGAGAGTAATCCGCAAGAAAGTTGCATCAGGTTGA